Proteins encoded in a region of the Globicephala melas chromosome 1, mGloMel1.2, whole genome shotgun sequence genome:
- the TNFRSF25 gene encoding tumor necrosis factor receptor superfamily member 25 isoform X2 yields MRSGLVCCGGCPAGHYLKAPCTKPCGISTCLPCPRGTFLAWENHHKTRCARCQACDEEASQVALKNCSAVADTHCGCKPGWFMDCVVSQCPHSSPFRCHPCPDCEAVHRRTRAPCSSGDTHCGTCLPGFYEYGNSCVSCPTSTLGGCPGPCVAVCGWRQVFWVQVLLAALVVPLLLGATLTYTYRRCQLCKAIVPGEAGVEALTSLQATHLSPPDSSSTLLVTPSSGEKVCTVQLIGSSWTSGSPQAQEAPCPEVTWSWDQLPSRALGPPPPPSPSPAPPAGSAAAMLQPGPQLYDVMDAVPARRWKEFVRTLGLREAEIEAVEVEVGRFRDQQYEMLKRWRQQQPAGLGAVYAALERMGLDGCAEDLRSRLQRGP; encoded by the exons ATGAGGAGTGGTCTGGTCTGCTGCGGGGGCTGCCCAGCAG GGCACTACTTGAAGGCCCCCTGCACAAAGCCCTGTGGCATCTCCACCTGTCTCCCGTGCCCCCGGGGCACCTTCCTGGCCTGGGAGAACCACCACAAGACCCGCTGTGCCCGCTGCCAGGCCTGTGATGAGGAAG CCTCCCAGGTGGCCCTGAAGAACTGCTCTGCGGTGGCGGACACCCACTGTGGCTGCAAGCCAGGCTGGTTCATGGACTGCGTCGTCAGCCAGTGTCCCCACAGCTCTCCCTTTCGCTGCCACCCGTGCCCAGACTGTGAGGCCGTGCACCGCCGCACGCGGGCCCCCT GTTCCAGCGGAGACACTCACTGTGGGACCTGCCTGCCCGGCTTCTATGAATACGGCAACAGCTGCGTGTCCTGTCCCAC GAGCACCCTTGGGGGCTGTCCTGGGCCCTGTGTGGCTGTCTGTGGCTGGAGGCAGG TGTTCTGGGTCCAGGTGCTCCTGGCAGCCCTGGTGGTCCCACTCCTGCTTGGTGCCACCCTGACCTACACATACCGCCGCTGCCAGCTTTGCAAGGCCATAGTTCCTG GTGAAGCTGGGGTGGAGGCCCTGACCTCGCTGCAG GCCACCCACCTCTCACCCCCGGACAGCAGCTCCACCCTTCTGGTAACACCCAGCAGTGGCGAGAAGGTCTGCACCGTCCAGCTGATAGGCAGCAGCTGGACCTCTGGCTCTCCCCAGGCCCAGGAGGCGCCCTGCCCGGAGGTGACGTGGTCCTGGGACCAGCTGCCCAGCAGAGCTCTTG gcccgccgcccccgccctcGCCCTCGCCGGCGCCCCCTGCAGGCTCGGCGGCCGCCATGCTCCAGCCGGGCCCGCAGCTCTACGACGTGATGGACGCGGTGCCCGCGCGGCGCTGGAAGGAGTTCGTGCGCACGCTGGGGCTGCGCGAGGCGGAGATCGAGGCGGTGGAGGTGGAGGTCGGGCGCTTCCGCGACCAGCAGTACGAGATGCTCAAGCGCTGGCGCCAGCAGCAGCCTGCGGGCTTGGGCGCCGTCTACGCCGCCCTGGAGCGCATGGGGCTGGACGGCTGCGCCGAGGACCTGCGGAGCCGCCTGCAGCGTGGCCCGTGA
- the TNFRSF25 gene encoding tumor necrosis factor receptor superfamily member 25 isoform X1 — MRSGLVCCGGCPAGHYLKAPCTKPCGISTCLPCPRGTFLAWENHHKTRCARCQACDEEASQVALKNCSAVADTHCGCKPGWFMDCVVSQCPHSSPFRCHPCPDCEAVHRRTRAPCSSGDTHCGTCLPGFYEYGNSCVSCPTSTLGGCPGPCVAVCGWRQVFWVQVLLAALVVPLLLGATLTYTYRRCQLCKAIVPAGEAGVEALTSLQATHLSPPDSSSTLLVTPSSGEKVCTVQLIGSSWTSGSPQAQEAPCPEVTWSWDQLPSRALGPPPPPSPSPAPPAGSAAAMLQPGPQLYDVMDAVPARRWKEFVRTLGLREAEIEAVEVEVGRFRDQQYEMLKRWRQQQPAGLGAVYAALERMGLDGCAEDLRSRLQRGP; from the exons ATGAGGAGTGGTCTGGTCTGCTGCGGGGGCTGCCCAGCAG GGCACTACTTGAAGGCCCCCTGCACAAAGCCCTGTGGCATCTCCACCTGTCTCCCGTGCCCCCGGGGCACCTTCCTGGCCTGGGAGAACCACCACAAGACCCGCTGTGCCCGCTGCCAGGCCTGTGATGAGGAAG CCTCCCAGGTGGCCCTGAAGAACTGCTCTGCGGTGGCGGACACCCACTGTGGCTGCAAGCCAGGCTGGTTCATGGACTGCGTCGTCAGCCAGTGTCCCCACAGCTCTCCCTTTCGCTGCCACCCGTGCCCAGACTGTGAGGCCGTGCACCGCCGCACGCGGGCCCCCT GTTCCAGCGGAGACACTCACTGTGGGACCTGCCTGCCCGGCTTCTATGAATACGGCAACAGCTGCGTGTCCTGTCCCAC GAGCACCCTTGGGGGCTGTCCTGGGCCCTGTGTGGCTGTCTGTGGCTGGAGGCAGG TGTTCTGGGTCCAGGTGCTCCTGGCAGCCCTGGTGGTCCCACTCCTGCTTGGTGCCACCCTGACCTACACATACCGCCGCTGCCAGCTTTGCAAGGCCATAGTTCCTG CAGGTGAAGCTGGGGTGGAGGCCCTGACCTCGCTGCAG GCCACCCACCTCTCACCCCCGGACAGCAGCTCCACCCTTCTGGTAACACCCAGCAGTGGCGAGAAGGTCTGCACCGTCCAGCTGATAGGCAGCAGCTGGACCTCTGGCTCTCCCCAGGCCCAGGAGGCGCCCTGCCCGGAGGTGACGTGGTCCTGGGACCAGCTGCCCAGCAGAGCTCTTG gcccgccgcccccgccctcGCCCTCGCCGGCGCCCCCTGCAGGCTCGGCGGCCGCCATGCTCCAGCCGGGCCCGCAGCTCTACGACGTGATGGACGCGGTGCCCGCGCGGCGCTGGAAGGAGTTCGTGCGCACGCTGGGGCTGCGCGAGGCGGAGATCGAGGCGGTGGAGGTGGAGGTCGGGCGCTTCCGCGACCAGCAGTACGAGATGCTCAAGCGCTGGCGCCAGCAGCAGCCTGCGGGCTTGGGCGCCGTCTACGCCGCCCTGGAGCGCATGGGGCTGGACGGCTGCGCCGAGGACCTGCGGAGCCGCCTGCAGCGTGGCCCGTGA